One Candidatus Thorarchaeota archaeon genomic window carries:
- a CDS encoding nucleotidyltransferase domain-containing protein, producing MDNDIEKILITLRNDPNVIAVFLFGSVAKGEAKPLSDTDIAVILDKTDSESEADIGSLYSDRIDLVLFHRLPLHIQFNVLKEGIEIFNKNETHLLEIKKKVLRNYLEISWLYRRISEGVGA from the coding sequence ATGGACAATGATATTGAAAAGATTTTGATCACATTAAGAAATGACCCAAATGTAATTGCCGTCTTCCTCTTCGGTTCTGTTGCAAAAGGAGAAGCAAAACCACTCTCGGACACTGATATTGCAGTAATTTTAGACAAAACGGATTCTGAAAGTGAAGCAGATATTGGCAGCCTTTATTCCGATAGAATTGACTTAGTTCTCTTTCATCGCCTTCCGCTTCATATTCAATTTAATGTATTAAAAGAAGGCATTGAGATATTCAATAAAAATGAAACACATCTATTAGAGATTAAAAAGAAAGTTCTTAGGAATTACTTGGAGATCTCGTGGTTATATAGGCGAATCTCTGAGGGAGTGGGAGCATGA
- a CDS encoding pyroglutamyl-peptidase I — MTKTLLLTGFEPFDGSSLNPSAELAKAMDDTTVGQFKIVGKVLHLDYTRALDEVRDAINQHKPSVVIACGQANRGAITFEKIAVNALNTMRGDNYENIPESDLIEKEGPPAYFTDLDVAYLAKSLRDEGIPAEVSYHAGTYGCNWLFYNLMHWRAMDQLTAQVGFIHVPPLPEQIIEKHTTTIPSMPLPMILRSMQIVIERLKFR; from the coding sequence ATGACCAAAACACTCCTGCTCACAGGATTCGAGCCTTTTGACGGATCGTCTCTCAATCCCTCTGCCGAACTTGCAAAGGCAATGGACGACACAACGGTGGGTCAATTCAAAATTGTCGGCAAGGTTCTACATCTCGACTATACGCGGGCTCTTGATGAAGTCAGAGATGCAATCAATCAGCATAAGCCGTCAGTAGTGATCGCATGTGGCCAAGCAAATCGCGGAGCGATCACCTTCGAAAAGATAGCAGTCAATGCGCTTAACACAATGCGTGGAGATAACTACGAAAACATTCCAGAATCCGACCTAATTGAAAAAGAGGGCCCTCCTGCATATTTTACGGATCTCGATGTTGCATATCTTGCCAAGTCACTAAGAGATGAAGGAATCCCTGCAGAGGTCAGCTATCATGCAGGGACCTATGGCTGCAACTGGCTCTTTTACAATCTCATGCATTGGCGTGCAATGGACCAACTCACAGCACAAGTAGGGTTCATACATGTACCACCACTACCTGAGCAGATAATTGAGAAACATACCACAACGATACCTTCAATGCCGCTCCCCATGATCCTTCGCTCAATGCAGATCGTTATTGAGAGATTAAAATTCCGATAA